The Kitasatospora paranensis genome has a window encoding:
- a CDS encoding roadblock/LC7 domain-containing protein, whose product MTATTQPSGDLNWLLDDLVGRVATLRHAVILSGDGLATGVSSGLAREDAEHLAAVASGFHSLAKGTGRHFRVGGVRQTMVELDEAFLFITAAGDGSCLAVLSDAESDVGQIAYEMALLVKRVGEHLAAEPRTEPVPPGR is encoded by the coding sequence ATGACCGCAACGACGCAGCCGTCCGGAGACCTCAACTGGCTCCTGGACGACCTGGTGGGCCGCGTGGCGACCCTGAGGCACGCCGTGATCCTCTCCGGCGACGGCCTCGCCACCGGCGTCTCCAGCGGCCTGGCCCGGGAGGACGCGGAGCACCTCGCCGCCGTCGCCTCCGGCTTCCACAGCCTCGCCAAGGGCACCGGCCGGCACTTCCGGGTCGGCGGGGTCCGGCAGACCATGGTCGAGCTGGACGAGGCGTTCCTCTTCATCACCGCGGCGGGCGACGGCAGCTGCCTGGCCGTGCTCAGCGACGCCGAGTCGGACGTCGGCCAGATCGCCTACGAGATGGCCCTGCTGGTCAAGCGGGTCGGTGAGCACCTCGCCGCCGAGCCCCGCACCGAGCCCGTCCCGCCCGGGAGATGA